In a single window of the Deinococcus aetherius genome:
- a CDS encoding glycosyltransferase family 2 protein: METVFQLVEGLGMFLMALYLVYSLCVLTARPRASLPAERPLHFTFLIPALNEAAVIGATVRNLRAVAPDARVVVIDDASEDGTAGEVNLLARQDPAVILLRRRLPHARTGKGEALNWGVAQLLRRQLLPAAPLEEQVLVIFDADGRLDAGLLPEARRAFADPHVMAAQARIRVRQSGVTAPGWRGLLGRLMLLQQDLEFYVVRHIQLLRERVHTVGLGGNGQFMRLSYLAGRLEGGLSPWPPVLLEDFASGLEIRLTNPLYRLVFLESGVSQQGLTDLRRFLRQRARWTQGNLQCTPALRRIWRTPMPLGARLDLTYFLAQPWLSLLTLALLLYYPARAVDHMVSGTVNWPLTLELMVLNLSFPLLWVRLYSRENGLGLRRATFAALGMPIYLLIMTCSVPLAFRNFWRGQHGWAKTARHAEA; encoded by the coding sequence ATGGAGACTGTCTTTCAGCTCGTCGAAGGGCTTGGGATGTTCCTGATGGCCCTTTACCTCGTTTATTCCCTGTGTGTCCTGACGGCGAGGCCCCGGGCCTCCTTGCCCGCTGAACGGCCCCTGCACTTCACCTTCCTGATCCCGGCGCTGAACGAGGCGGCAGTGATCGGGGCGACGGTTCGCAACCTACGCGCGGTCGCCCCGGACGCCCGGGTGGTCGTCATCGACGACGCCAGCGAGGACGGCACGGCGGGGGAGGTAAATTTGCTCGCCCGGCAGGACCCGGCGGTGATCCTGCTCCGGCGCCGCCTCCCCCACGCCCGCACCGGCAAGGGGGAGGCGCTCAACTGGGGGGTGGCCCAACTCCTGCGGCGGCAGCTCCTGCCCGCCGCACCCCTGGAGGAGCAGGTGCTGGTGATCTTCGACGCCGACGGGCGGCTTGACGCCGGGCTGCTCCCCGAGGCGCGGCGGGCCTTCGCCGACCCACACGTGATGGCCGCGCAGGCGCGAATCCGGGTGCGGCAGAGCGGCGTGACCGCCCCGGGCTGGCGCGGGCTGCTGGGCCGCCTGATGCTGCTTCAGCAGGACCTGGAGTTCTACGTGGTGCGCCACATCCAGCTCCTGCGCGAGCGGGTGCACACGGTCGGTCTGGGGGGCAACGGGCAGTTCATGCGGCTGTCGTACCTGGCGGGGCGACTGGAGGGGGGGCTCTCTCCCTGGCCGCCCGTGCTCCTCGAAGACTTCGCCAGCGGGCTGGAGATTCGGCTCACGAATCCGCTCTACCGCCTCGTCTTCCTGGAGTCGGGGGTGAGCCAGCAAGGACTGACGGACCTCCGCCGCTTCCTGCGCCAGCGGGCGCGCTGGACACAAGGCAATCTCCAGTGTACGCCCGCGCTGCGCCGCATCTGGCGAACGCCCATGCCCCTGGGCGCGCGGCTCGACCTCACCTACTTCCTGGCCCAGCCCTGGCTCAGCCTCCTGACCCTGGCGCTGCTGCTGTACTACCCAGCCCGCGCGGTGGACCATATGGTCAGCGGTACCGTGAACTGGCCGCTCACACTGGAACTCATGGTCCTGAACCTGAGCTTTCCCCTGCTGTGGGTGCGCCTCTACAGCCGCGAGAACGGCCTGGGCCTTCGCCGGGCCACCTTCGCCGCCCTAGGGATGCCGATCTACCTCCTGATCATGACGTGCAGCGTGCCTCTAGCCTTTCGCAATTTCTGGCGGGGCCAGCACGGCTGGGCGAAGACGGCCCGGCACGCCGAGGCGTAG
- a CDS encoding acylphosphatase, with the protein MRLTALVSGTVQGVGYRRYVQRHARDLNLSGSAENLLDGRVEVVAEGPPADLERLLHWLRRGPPHARVRDVQTQYSEATGLRDFHTY; encoded by the coding sequence ATGCGCCTGACCGCTCTCGTCTCTGGAACCGTTCAGGGCGTCGGCTACCGCCGTTACGTCCAGCGTCACGCCCGCGACCTGAATCTCAGCGGCAGCGCCGAGAACCTTCTCGACGGCCGGGTCGAGGTCGTCGCCGAGGGCCCGCCCGCCGACCTCGAACGCCTGCTCCACTGGCTGCGGCGCGGCCCGCCCCACGCCCGCGTGCGGGACGTGCAGACCCAGTACAGCGAGGCGACCGGCCTCAGGGACTTCCACACGTACTGA
- the purH gene encoding bifunctional phosphoribosylaminoimidazolecarboxamide formyltransferase/IMP cyclohydrolase, translating into MARRALISVSDKTGVEDFARELTARDWEVVSTGGTLAALRAAGVPATAVSDVTGFPEILDGRVKTLHPHIHGGILARREEGHLAQLAAHGIGPIDLVCVNLYPFREAVARGAAFQEAVENIDIGGPAMIRAAAKNHAGVLVLVDPADYGLALQDEVSQEDRRRLAAKAYRHTSEYDAAITAYLEGMGETAEALPGHLTLDLSRVAQVRYGENPHQPGAVYRLGSERGPVLDARVVAGKPMSFNNYADADAAWALAQELASQEDHPAGTRAVCVAVKHANPCGVAVAETGQTAWERARDADTLSVFGGVVAVSRPVDLAAAQAMRGTFLEVLIAPEVTPEAVEWFAAKKPDLRVLVAAPDANPGTLDVRPLAGGFAVQRRDARPWDDLCPEVVTTREPTEGEWLDLRFAWAVVKHARSNAVVLARDGVTVGLGAGAVSRIWAAERAVANAGERARGAVLASEAFFPFDDVVRLAAGAGVSAVLQPGGAKRDPEVIAAANELGVSMVFTGSRHFRH; encoded by the coding sequence ATGGCGAGGCGGGCCCTCATCTCGGTGAGCGACAAGACAGGTGTGGAGGACTTCGCGCGTGAACTCACGGCGCGCGACTGGGAGGTCGTCAGCACGGGCGGCACCCTCGCCGCCCTGCGCGCGGCGGGCGTTCCCGCGACGGCGGTGAGCGACGTGACGGGCTTTCCCGAAATTCTGGACGGGCGGGTGAAGACCCTGCACCCCCACATTCACGGCGGCATCCTCGCCCGGCGGGAGGAGGGGCACCTCGCCCAACTCGCCGCGCACGGCATCGGCCCCATCGACCTCGTGTGTGTGAACCTCTACCCCTTCCGCGAGGCGGTGGCGCGCGGGGCGGCCTTCCAGGAGGCGGTCGAGAACATCGACATCGGTGGCCCCGCGATGATTCGGGCGGCGGCGAAGAACCACGCGGGGGTGCTCGTCCTCGTCGATCCCGCCGACTATGGGCTGGCGTTGCAGGACGAGGTTTCACAAGAAGACCGCCGCCGCCTCGCCGCCAAGGCCTACCGCCACACCTCGGAGTACGACGCGGCGATCACGGCTTACCTGGAGGGGATGGGGGAGACGGCCGAGGCTCTGCCCGGGCACCTCACCCTCGACCTGTCCCGCGTCGCGCAAGTCCGTTACGGCGAGAATCCTCACCAGCCGGGGGCGGTGTACCGGCTCGGGAGTGAGCGTGGCCCGGTCCTCGACGCCCGCGTGGTCGCCGGGAAGCCCATGAGCTTCAACAACTACGCCGACGCGGATGCCGCCTGGGCCCTCGCGCAGGAACTCGCCTCGCAGGAGGACCACCCCGCCGGGACCCGCGCCGTCTGCGTCGCCGTCAAGCACGCCAACCCCTGCGGTGTGGCGGTGGCGGAGACCGGGCAGACTGCCTGGGAGCGGGCCCGCGACGCCGACACCCTCAGCGTGTTCGGGGGCGTGGTGGCGGTGAGCCGCCCGGTGGACCTCGCGGCGGCCCAGGCGATGCGGGGCACCTTCCTGGAGGTCCTGATCGCACCCGAGGTGACACCCGAGGCGGTGGAGTGGTTCGCCGCCAAGAAGCCCGACCTGCGGGTCCTCGTCGCCGCGCCGGACGCGAACCCGGGAACGCTCGACGTGCGGCCCCTCGCCGGGGGCTTCGCCGTGCAGCGGCGCGACGCCCGGCCCTGGGACGACCTCTGCCCGGAGGTGGTCACCACCCGCGAGCCCACCGAGGGGGAATGGCTCGACCTGCGTTTTGCGTGGGCGGTCGTGAAGCACGCGCGGAGCAACGCGGTGGTCCTGGCCCGTGACGGGGTGACGGTGGGCCTGGGCGCCGGGGCCGTCAGCCGTATCTGGGCCGCCGAGCGGGCGGTGGCGAACGCGGGCGAGCGGGCGCGGGGGGCGGTGCTCGCCTCCGAGGCGTTCTTCCCCTTCGACGACGTGGTGCGCCTCGCGGCGGGGGCAGGCGTGAGTGCCGTGCTGCAACCGGGCGGGGCCAAGCGCGACCCCGAGGTGATCGCCGCCGCGAACGAACTCGGCGTGAGCATGGTCTTCACCGGCTCGCGGCACTTCCGGCACTGA
- a CDS encoding RidA family protein, whose protein sequence is MNDPSPQVRFVHVPALGRAPGYSHLAEVRGGRTVYVSGQIAVDEHGEAVGVGDFTAQARKVFENIGLALAEVGLTFDSVVKLTFFLTDFAHLGQMRAVRDEFVNVAAPPASSAVQVAALVRPELLIEVEAIAVLP, encoded by the coding sequence ATGAACGACCCGTCCCCCCAGGTCCGCTTCGTCCACGTCCCCGCCCTGGGCCGCGCGCCCGGGTACTCGCACCTGGCCGAGGTTCGAGGAGGCCGCACCGTTTACGTTTCCGGGCAGATCGCGGTGGACGAACACGGCGAGGCGGTCGGAGTCGGTGACTTCACGGCCCAGGCCAGGAAGGTCTTCGAGAACATCGGTCTGGCGCTGGCCGAGGTCGGGCTGACGTTCGACTCGGTGGTGAAGCTGACCTTCTTCCTGACGGACTTCGCCCATCTGGGGCAGATGCGGGCGGTGCGGGACGAGTTCGTGAACGTGGCGGCTCCCCCGGCGAGCAGCGCGGTGCAGGTGGCGGCGCTCGTGCGCCCGGAACTCCTGATCGAGGTCGAGGCGATAGCCGTCCTGCCCTGA
- a CDS encoding bifunctional 5,10-methylenetetrahydrofolate dehydrogenase/5,10-methenyltetrahydrofolate cyclohydrolase, with amino-acid sequence MTEPRPRPLLGKPLADRVTRGVQAALAGWDSQPGLVSVLASEDPASRVYVESKARRAGRLGVRFLVRDLGPETAQEELHAVLRDLSADPKVHGIVLELPLAPHLDSDAALLHLAPRKDVEGLTPANLALVAAGREPEALLPPTPRSVRFLLREALGDDLRGRRVALIGPGRTVGRPLIFMLNNRGVTVTVCNEHTRDLAEVLAPQDAVVVAVGRAGLLRPEHVWPHHIVIDAGINVTPGGVVGDALPDLPVRAQTPVPGGVGPLTSALMYQNLVRAVRLGRGEPVE; translated from the coding sequence ATGACCGAGCCTCGACCCCGGCCCCTCCTCGGCAAGCCCCTCGCCGACAGGGTGACGCGCGGCGTGCAGGCGGCCCTGGCCGGGTGGGACTCCCAGCCGGGGCTGGTGAGCGTACTCGCCTCGGAAGACCCCGCCTCGCGCGTGTACGTGGAGAGCAAGGCGCGGCGGGCGGGGCGGCTGGGCGTGCGCTTCTTGGTGCGCGACCTCGGGCCGGAGACGGCGCAGGAGGAATTGCACGCCGTCCTGCGTGACCTCTCCGCCGACCCCAAGGTCCACGGCATCGTCCTCGAACTGCCCCTCGCCCCCCATCTCGACTCCGACGCCGCCCTGCTCCACCTCGCCCCCCGCAAGGATGTGGAGGGCCTGACCCCCGCCAACCTCGCCCTCGTCGCGGCGGGGCGGGAGCCGGAGGCGTTGCTGCCTCCCACTCCCCGCAGCGTGCGCTTCCTGCTCCGTGAGGCGCTGGGCGACGATCTGCGTGGGCGGCGCGTCGCCCTGATCGGGCCGGGTCGGACAGTCGGGCGGCCCCTGATCTTCATGCTGAACAACAGAGGCGTGACCGTCACCGTCTGCAACGAGCACACGCGCGACCTCGCGGAAGTGCTCGCCCCGCAGGACGCGGTGGTCGTCGCCGTGGGGCGCGCGGGCCTGCTGCGCCCCGAGCACGTCTGGCCCCATCACATCGTCATCGACGCGGGGATCAACGTCACGCCGGGGGGCGTGGTGGGCGACGCGCTGCCGGACCTCCCCGTCCGCGCCCAAACGCCCGTGCCCGGCGGGGTCGGGCCCCTCACGAGCGCCCTGATGTACCAGAACCTCGTGAGGGCGGTGCGGCTCGGGCGGGGCGAGCCGGTGGAGTGA
- a CDS encoding glycosyltransferase family 2 protein, with amino-acid sequence MTNFLSVVDVIGLILFLLYVVHQVTSALQPRPKPPTAEEGVHLTFLIPALNEAPVIGATLENLRATVPDARVVVIDDASDDGTDRIVARFAASDPGVTLLRREFPEARQNKGRAMNWAVGRLLTQPPLAGGDLIGEVFVVLDADGRVGPDFAPQVRGAFADPRVMAAQGWMRFRQTGAPAGRRGLWARMLLFQQDLESFIVGHVQRLRALGGTASLTGNGQCMRASYVAAQLARGVDPWPDVLLEDFASAVEVRLHDPSHRIALLTAHVGQQGLVALGPFVRQRTRWTQGAMQCLSYLPELWRHPAHPITRLDFSYFILVPWLNVMLLLSILSQPLRRAFGWQGLALPGWMGVFLSVAPLALQLNWALRYRAERRLPWWAVLYTLVSLPIYSAALFLSMPLAYYNHFTGRRVWYKSVRHDDRAPVEPTTAKETGSLASGD; translated from the coding sequence TTGACGAATTTTCTCTCTGTTGTGGACGTGATCGGGCTGATCCTCTTCCTGCTCTACGTGGTCCATCAGGTCACCAGCGCGCTTCAGCCGCGCCCGAAACCGCCCACCGCCGAAGAGGGCGTTCACCTGACCTTCCTGATCCCGGCCTTGAACGAGGCCCCGGTGATCGGCGCGACCCTGGAGAACCTGCGCGCCACGGTGCCGGACGCCCGGGTGGTTGTGATCGACGACGCCTCCGACGACGGCACCGACCGGATCGTGGCCCGCTTCGCCGCGAGCGACCCGGGGGTGACCCTGCTGCGGCGCGAGTTCCCGGAGGCGCGGCAGAACAAGGGCCGCGCGATGAACTGGGCGGTCGGCCGGCTGCTCACCCAGCCTCCCCTCGCGGGGGGCGACCTCATCGGGGAGGTCTTCGTGGTCCTCGACGCGGACGGGCGGGTCGGGCCCGACTTCGCTCCCCAGGTGCGCGGGGCCTTCGCCGACCCGCGCGTGATGGCGGCGCAGGGCTGGATGCGCTTTCGGCAAACCGGGGCCCCCGCCGGGCGCCGGGGCCTGTGGGCGCGGATGCTGCTCTTTCAGCAGGACCTGGAGAGCTTCATCGTGGGGCACGTCCAGCGGCTGCGCGCTCTGGGGGGCACCGCGTCCCTCACGGGCAACGGCCAGTGCATGCGGGCGAGTTACGTGGCGGCTCAGCTCGCGCGCGGGGTGGACCCCTGGCCCGACGTGCTCCTCGAAGACTTCGCCAGCGCGGTCGAGGTGCGGCTGCACGACCCTTCCCACCGCATCGCCCTGCTGACCGCCCACGTGGGGCAGCAGGGGCTGGTGGCGCTGGGGCCCTTCGTGCGGCAACGCACCCGCTGGACGCAGGGGGCGATGCAGTGCCTGTCCTACCTGCCCGAGCTGTGGCGCCACCCGGCCCACCCCATCACCCGGCTCGACTTCTCGTACTTCATCCTGGTGCCGTGGCTCAACGTGATGCTGCTCCTGAGCATCCTGAGCCAACCGCTGCGCCGGGCCTTCGGCTGGCAGGGCCTGGCCCTTCCCGGCTGGATGGGGGTCTTCCTTTCCGTCGCGCCGCTCGCCCTGCAACTGAACTGGGCGCTGCGCTACCGCGCCGAGCGGCGGCTGCCCTGGTGGGCGGTGCTCTACACGCTGGTGAGCCTGCCGATCTACAGCGCCGCCCTCTTCCTGAGCATGCCGCTCGCGTACTACAACCACTTCACCGGGCGCCGCGTCTGGTACAAGAGCGTGCGGCACGACGACCGGGCGCCGGTCGAGCCCACCACCGCGAAGGAAACGGGCAGCCTGGCCTCGGGCGACTGA
- a CDS encoding FRG domain-containing protein — MHDIRVGSWLELLDVLHAEAWNPQLRRFRSPFVFRGQAVDAKLTTTLQRLEGEPREIERHLIRNFRKYAYRSGIDRDLSWYWLALGQHHGLPTRLLDWTSSPMVALHFATAEEERYDEDGVIWMVNFVETNRELPTPLRQLLEREGGQVFTVDMLASYSRRHQRAEHEPVTTFDMGWLEDLEHEAEQPFLLFLEPPSLDERIVQQSALFALLSSPDAALDDWLVEHPGTSRKVVIPAGLKWEVRDKLDQSNINERTLFPDLGGLSRSLRRYYRLRRDAPAPPHDDHGGRPEQETPVQR; from the coding sequence ATGCACGACATCCGCGTGGGCTCGTGGCTGGAACTGCTGGACGTCCTTCATGCGGAGGCGTGGAACCCGCAGCTGCGCCGCTTCCGCTCGCCGTTCGTGTTCCGGGGGCAGGCGGTGGACGCCAAGCTGACGACCACCCTGCAACGGCTGGAGGGCGAGCCGCGCGAGATCGAGCGGCACCTGATCCGCAACTTCCGCAAATATGCCTACCGCTCGGGGATCGACCGCGACCTCTCGTGGTACTGGCTGGCGCTCGGGCAGCACCACGGCCTGCCCACCCGGCTCCTCGACTGGACCTCCTCGCCGATGGTGGCCCTGCACTTCGCCACCGCCGAGGAGGAGCGGTACGACGAGGACGGGGTGATCTGGATGGTCAACTTCGTGGAGACGAACCGGGAACTGCCGACGCCCCTGCGGCAGCTTCTCGAACGGGAGGGCGGGCAGGTCTTCACGGTGGACATGCTGGCCTCCTACTCGCGGCGGCACCAGCGGGCCGAGCACGAGCCCGTCACGACCTTCGACATGGGCTGGCTCGAAGACCTGGAACACGAGGCCGAGCAGCCCTTCCTGCTCTTTTTAGAGCCCCCCTCGCTCGACGAGCGGATCGTCCAGCAGTCGGCCCTCTTCGCGCTGCTCTCCAGCCCCGACGCGGCCCTCGACGACTGGCTGGTGGAGCACCCGGGCACCTCCCGCAAGGTCGTCATTCCCGCCGGGCTGAAGTGGGAGGTCCGCGACAAGCTCGACCAGTCGAACATCAACGAGCGCACCCTCTTCCCCGACCTCGGCGGGCTCAGCCGCTCGTTGCGGCGTTACTACCGGCTGAGGAGGGACGCCCCCGCCCCCCCACATGACGACCACGGTGGCCGCCCCGAACAGGAAACCCCGGTCCAGCGGTAG